Proteins co-encoded in one Stenotrophomonas maltophilia genomic window:
- a CDS encoding autotransporter assembly complex protein TamA translates to MLCRMQPKNYALPLMVLSLAATSVAHARGTIDKVDIKGLDKGDDAAIIENIQESLSLYDTIGKEQGESRLEYLLSQAERQTRQALEPFGYYNPVITVEAPRENEHVRVLIHVDKGTPVTVRREHIDITGPAMYDQYLQDDLAAFKPRKGQRFEHTQYEASKITITRRLAERGYFDADYTQRQVQITRADNAADIDLTWDSGRRYNMGPVRFEQDYFVDKLFDPLVYWEQGSYFHEGKLDRLRQSLTKLDYFSVIDIQPRPDQADENGEVPVDVKLTRAKRTIYTAGLSYGSESGPGVRGGIERRFLNNRGHKMNTQLDYAQKRKSLVTSYRIPAFNWLDGWYTFAASAYDEQTDYIDLRNFKLIASRSGEINEHWTAIASINALRERWRYASGTEFTDAVYNTSTLVYPQMVADYVNVDDQMFPRKGISGTATMRAGVEGAGSDTSFVQANAVLRWYIPVGESNRLILRGEGGTTWTSDLVAMPPSLRYFAGGDRSIRGYAYREVGPRTPAPDKYALGAKNLVIGSAEYEHYFNGGPWGAAVFVDTGSAFDNTIDLHTGVGFGVRWKSPVGPVRVDIAHGLNNPDSQFQLYLNIGADL, encoded by the coding sequence ATGCTGTGCCGCATGCAGCCAAAGAATTACGCCCTGCCGCTGATGGTCCTGTCGCTGGCCGCCACCTCCGTGGCCCACGCGCGCGGCACCATCGACAAGGTGGACATCAAGGGACTGGACAAGGGCGACGACGCCGCAATCATCGAGAACATCCAGGAATCGCTGTCGCTGTACGACACGATCGGCAAGGAACAGGGCGAATCGCGCCTGGAGTACCTGCTGTCGCAGGCCGAGCGGCAGACCCGCCAGGCGCTGGAGCCGTTCGGCTACTACAACCCGGTGATCACCGTTGAAGCCCCGCGCGAGAACGAGCATGTGCGGGTGCTGATCCATGTCGACAAGGGCACCCCGGTGACCGTGCGCCGCGAGCACATCGACATCACCGGCCCGGCCATGTACGACCAGTACCTGCAGGATGACCTGGCCGCGTTCAAGCCCCGCAAGGGCCAGCGCTTCGAGCATACCCAGTACGAAGCCAGCAAGATCACCATCACCCGGCGCTTGGCCGAACGCGGCTATTTCGATGCCGACTACACCCAGCGCCAGGTGCAGATCACCCGTGCCGACAATGCCGCCGACATCGACCTGACCTGGGACAGCGGCCGCCGTTACAACATGGGCCCGGTGCGTTTCGAGCAGGACTACTTCGTCGACAAGCTGTTCGACCCGTTGGTGTACTGGGAGCAGGGCAGCTACTTCCACGAGGGCAAGCTGGACCGGCTGCGGCAGTCGCTGACCAAGCTGGACTACTTCAGCGTGATCGACATCCAGCCGCGGCCCGACCAGGCCGATGAGAACGGCGAAGTGCCGGTGGATGTGAAGCTGACCCGCGCCAAGCGCACCATCTACACGGCCGGTCTGAGCTATGGCAGCGAGAGCGGCCCGGGTGTGCGCGGCGGCATCGAGCGGCGGTTCCTGAACAACCGCGGGCACAAGATGAACACGCAGCTGGACTATGCGCAGAAGCGCAAGAGCCTGGTGACCAGTTACCGCATCCCTGCCTTCAACTGGCTGGACGGCTGGTATACCTTCGCCGCCAGCGCCTACGACGAACAGACCGACTACATCGATCTGCGCAACTTCAAGCTGATTGCCAGCCGCAGCGGCGAGATCAACGAGCACTGGACCGCGATCGCCTCGATCAACGCACTGCGCGAGCGCTGGCGCTATGCCTCCGGCACCGAGTTCACCGATGCGGTCTACAACACCTCGACGCTGGTGTACCCGCAGATGGTCGCCGACTACGTCAACGTGGACGACCAGATGTTCCCGCGCAAGGGCATCAGCGGCACCGCGACGATGCGTGCCGGCGTCGAGGGCGCCGGCTCCGATACCAGCTTCGTGCAGGCCAATGCCGTGCTGCGCTGGTACATCCCGGTGGGTGAAAGCAATCGCCTGATCCTGCGCGGCGAAGGCGGTACCACCTGGACCAGCGACCTGGTGGCGATGCCGCCGAGCCTGCGCTACTTCGCCGGTGGCGACCGCAGCATCCGTGGCTATGCCTACCGCGAGGTGGGCCCGCGCACGCCGGCACCGGACAAGTACGCGCTGGGTGCCAAGAACCTGGTGATCGGCTCGGCCGAGTACGAGCACTACTTCAACGGTGGCCCGTGGGGTGCGGCGGTGTTCGTCGATACCGGCAGTGCCTTTGACAACACCATCGACCTGCATACCGGCGTCGGCTTTGGCGTGCGCTGGAAATCGCCGGTGGGTCCGGTACGTGTGGATATCGCCCACGGCCTGAACAACCCGGATTCGCAGTTCCAGCTGTACCTGAACATCGGAGCGGACCTGTGA
- a CDS encoding translocation/assembly module TamB domain-containing protein: MSTPAPSPNPNTPPRVRFYRRRRFWAWSGVGVIGLVLLALLAVYWLLQTVAGRDVLLAQVVARLPVGASFTWDKVDGPVAGPLTLYNVDFRYDDIHFHAERAHLEPDLRPLLGRKLLLDKLELTNATLNLAKSDEPFKLPSWPDSLPQIEMPLAIQADAIAIDGFRISQANEPVIDISRVRGGIEIANGEFQARKLVVDSDMGNFTAQGRYIPAKDYDTDVTVTAVLPAPRGRTAATVGLVARGDLAHMEVAVAGRAPKPLHAMLVFDGRTDPTWNASVRSEELDLALLSPALAGSAIAPLALDFTASGKGGNANLHGRLKQGGQELELAPSVVSLQDQVLKVSPLVVKGLGGDARLEGTADFSKEDQQTLNFSVVAHDLTYVPAPDPNTAGSAPVPVTLKEARFGLAGTLKAWAAIGRADVERDAQKAQLRFDVRGNDQAASIHQLQAQTPGGQLQVEGQVAWAPQLDWDAKATLKDFDPGYFVPGWNGRLSGNLASKGRQLPPPANAPPGTAGTLEATVDLPSLKGILRQRNLDAQGKFALQGEQGQGELKLALGSSRVTASGKVGDRLDIDARFEPLQLSDLLPGADGGLRGQVQVKGPRDAPDITADLVGNNLNWDGYGAESVSIKGHLPWRGESGTLAVQGQQVNAGMLLERLNIDAQGSVSNLRLAAQTRNEMGAVELQGSVRQQGTQWRGELASLRIAPVKGDAWSLRAPAAFAINGSTYTLSEACLAAASSGALCAQANWPREGLVVRSDALPLALVQPWLPPQSGRRINLRGEVSLDAQIRPRGNAWEGHVEVRSKEGGIRLGESRVTVGDTTRGELVRYDQFSLKLDMTPASIKGYLGMGFQGNGFVDAKMQTGWEASAPLNGELYLNMSRLYWLELFSPDIVRPTGLIEGHVSLRGTRGQPSLGGDAQLSNFKGEFPALGLTLDQGKGSFVAQPDGSAKITAQANSGQGTLYVDGGLSWFGDAQPLQLKIHGENVLVSNTSELRIIANPNLDFTLAKAAMELRGTVHVPEADIDLERLDRGTSVSEDVVVLDPVDPEESRTSPLDMDLTVSLGDKVKMTGFGLKGALTGKMQVWAKPGREMTANGGLEVSGRYKAYGQDLTITRGNLTWNYNAVSDPRINIRAERRIGDVTAGIDVTGRAQQPRADVWSDPAMSQSEALAYLVLGRSLTGASSDQTQQVNAASAALSAGSGLLASQLGAKLGLDDAGVSQSRALGGSVIGVGKYISPKLYVGYGVSLVGAGSVITLKYLLRRGFDVEVESSTVENRGSINWRREK, translated from the coding sequence GTGAGCACGCCCGCACCAAGCCCGAACCCGAACACGCCGCCGCGCGTGCGCTTCTACCGCCGCCGGCGCTTCTGGGCGTGGTCCGGCGTGGGTGTGATCGGCCTGGTGCTGCTGGCCTTGTTGGCGGTGTACTGGCTGCTGCAGACCGTGGCCGGCCGTGACGTGCTGCTGGCGCAGGTGGTGGCGCGCCTGCCGGTGGGTGCCAGCTTCACCTGGGACAAGGTGGATGGCCCGGTGGCCGGCCCGTTGACCCTGTACAACGTCGATTTCCGCTATGACGACATCCATTTCCACGCCGAGCGCGCGCACCTGGAGCCGGACCTGCGCCCGCTGCTGGGCCGCAAGCTGCTGCTGGACAAGCTGGAGCTGACCAACGCGACCTTGAACCTGGCCAAGAGTGATGAGCCGTTCAAGCTGCCGTCGTGGCCGGATTCCCTGCCGCAGATCGAGATGCCGCTGGCCATCCAGGCCGATGCCATCGCCATCGACGGGTTCCGCATCAGCCAGGCCAACGAACCGGTGATCGACATCAGCCGCGTGCGCGGTGGCATCGAGATCGCCAACGGCGAATTCCAGGCGCGCAAGCTGGTGGTGGACAGCGACATGGGCAACTTCACTGCCCAGGGCCGCTACATCCCGGCCAAGGACTACGACACCGATGTAACCGTCACGGCGGTGCTGCCGGCACCGCGTGGGCGTACCGCCGCCACGGTGGGGCTGGTGGCACGCGGCGATCTGGCACACATGGAAGTGGCCGTGGCCGGGCGTGCGCCGAAGCCGCTGCACGCGATGCTGGTGTTCGACGGGCGCACCGATCCGACCTGGAACGCCAGCGTGCGCAGCGAGGAGCTGGATCTGGCGCTGCTGTCGCCCGCCCTGGCAGGTTCGGCGATCGCGCCGCTGGCGCTGGACTTCACTGCCAGCGGCAAGGGCGGCAACGCCAACCTGCACGGCAGGTTGAAGCAGGGTGGGCAGGAACTGGAGCTGGCCCCTTCGGTGGTCTCGCTGCAGGACCAGGTGCTGAAGGTGTCGCCGTTGGTGGTGAAGGGGCTGGGCGGCGATGCACGCCTGGAAGGCACCGCCGATTTCAGCAAGGAAGACCAGCAGACGCTCAATTTCTCGGTGGTGGCGCACGATCTGACCTACGTGCCGGCGCCCGACCCGAACACCGCCGGCAGCGCACCGGTGCCGGTGACGCTGAAGGAAGCACGCTTCGGCCTGGCCGGTACGCTCAAGGCCTGGGCGGCGATCGGCCGCGCCGATGTCGAACGTGATGCACAGAAGGCGCAGCTGCGCTTCGACGTGCGTGGCAACGACCAGGCCGCGTCGATCCACCAGCTGCAGGCGCAGACGCCGGGTGGCCAGCTGCAGGTGGAGGGCCAGGTGGCGTGGGCGCCGCAGCTGGACTGGGACGCCAAGGCCACGCTGAAGGACTTCGATCCCGGCTATTTCGTGCCGGGCTGGAACGGCCGCCTGTCCGGCAATCTGGCGTCCAAGGGCCGCCAGCTGCCGCCGCCGGCCAATGCGCCGCCGGGCACCGCCGGTACCCTGGAAGCCACGGTGGATCTGCCGTCGCTGAAGGGCATCCTGCGCCAGCGCAATCTCGATGCGCAGGGCAAGTTCGCGCTGCAGGGTGAGCAGGGCCAGGGCGAGCTGAAGCTGGCGTTGGGCAGCAGCCGGGTGACCGCGTCGGGCAAGGTCGGCGACCGCCTCGACATCGATGCGCGTTTCGAACCGTTGCAGCTGAGCGATCTGCTGCCGGGCGCCGATGGCGGCCTGCGCGGTCAGGTGCAGGTCAAGGGCCCGCGCGACGCACCGGACATCACCGCCGACCTGGTCGGCAACAACCTCAACTGGGATGGCTACGGCGCCGAGAGCGTGAGCATCAAGGGCCACCTTCCGTGGCGCGGCGAAAGCGGCACGCTGGCGGTGCAGGGCCAGCAGGTCAACGCCGGCATGCTGCTGGAACGACTCAACATCGATGCGCAGGGCAGTGTTTCCAACCTGCGCCTGGCCGCGCAGACCCGCAACGAGATGGGCGCGGTGGAGCTGCAGGGCAGCGTGCGCCAGCAGGGCACGCAGTGGCGCGGCGAGCTGGCGTCGCTGCGCATCGCACCGGTGAAGGGCGATGCCTGGTCATTGCGTGCACCGGCGGCGTTCGCGATCAATGGCAGCACCTACACCCTGTCCGAAGCCTGCCTGGCCGCCGCCAGCAGCGGCGCGTTGTGCGCACAGGCGAACTGGCCGCGCGAGGGCCTGGTGGTGCGCAGTGACGCGCTGCCGCTGGCGCTGGTGCAGCCGTGGCTGCCGCCGCAGTCCGGCCGCCGCATCAACCTGCGCGGTGAGGTCAGCCTGGACGCACAGATCCGCCCGCGCGGCAATGCCTGGGAAGGCCACGTGGAAGTGCGCTCGAAGGAAGGCGGCATCCGCCTCGGTGAGAGCCGGGTCACGGTGGGCGATACCACCCGTGGCGAGCTGGTGCGCTATGACCAGTTCTCGCTGAAGCTGGACATGACCCCGGCCAGCATCAAGGGCTACCTGGGCATGGGCTTCCAGGGCAACGGCTTCGTCGACGCCAAGATGCAGACCGGCTGGGAAGCCAGTGCGCCGCTGAACGGTGAGCTGTACCTCAACATGTCGCGGCTGTACTGGCTGGAGCTGTTCTCGCCGGACATCGTGCGCCCCACCGGCCTGATCGAAGGCCACGTCAGCCTGCGCGGTACGCGTGGCCAGCCATCGCTGGGCGGCGATGCGCAGCTGAGCAACTTCAAGGGTGAATTCCCGGCGCTGGGCCTGACCCTCGACCAGGGCAAGGGCAGCTTCGTCGCCCAGCCCGATGGCTCGGCCAAGATCACCGCGCAGGCCAATTCGGGGCAGGGCACGCTGTACGTGGACGGCGGTCTGTCCTGGTTCGGCGATGCGCAACCGCTGCAGCTGAAGATCCATGGCGAAAACGTGCTGGTGTCCAACACCAGCGAACTGCGCATCATTGCCAACCCGAACCTTGATTTCACCCTGGCCAAGGCCGCGATGGAACTGCGCGGCACGGTGCACGTGCCCGAGGCCGACATCGATCTGGAACGCCTGGACCGTGGCACGTCGGTGTCTGAAGACGTGGTGGTGCTCGACCCGGTGGATCCGGAAGAGTCGCGCACCTCGCCGCTGGACATGGACCTGACGGTGAGCCTCGGCGACAAGGTGAAGATGACCGGCTTCGGCCTGAAGGGCGCGCTGACCGGCAAGATGCAGGTGTGGGCCAAGCCCGGCCGCGAGATGACCGCCAACGGTGGCCTGGAAGTGAGCGGTCGCTACAAGGCCTACGGCCAGGACCTGACCATCACCCGTGGCAATCTCACCTGGAACTACAACGCGGTGTCCGACCCGCGCATCAACATCCGCGCCGAGCGCCGGATCGGTGATGTCACCGCCGGCATCGATGTGACCGGGCGCGCGCAGCAGCCGCGCGCGGACGTGTGGTCCGATCCGGCGATGTCGCAGTCCGAAGCACTGGCCTACCTGGTACTGGGGCGCAGCCTGACCGGCGCCAGCAGCGACCAGACCCAGCAGGTCAACGCGGCTTCGGCGGCACTGTCGGCCGGCAGCGGCCTGCTGGCCTCGCAGCTGGGCGCCAAGCTGGGCCTGGACGATGCCGGCGTGAGCCAGTCGCGCGCGCTGGGCGGTTCGGTGATCGGCGTCGGCAAGTACATCTCGCCCAAGCTCTACGTCGGCTACGGCGTGTCGCTGGTCGGTGCCGGTTCGGTGATCACGCTGAAGTACCTGCTGCGCCGTGGCTTCGACGTGGAAGTGGAATCGAGCACGGTGGAAAACCGCGGTTCAATCAACTGGCGCAGGGAAAAGTAG
- the glyS gene encoding glycine--tRNA ligase subunit beta, translating into MSQLSPLLIELGTEELPVKALPGLAQAFFDGVVEGLRSRGVALELGDARPLSTPRRLAVLLPGVSLEQPEQRSEVLGPYLNIALDAEGQPTKALQGFAAKAGIDWTALEKTTDNKGERFVHRAVSPGARTASLLPEILREAIAAMPIPKPMRWGDHAWGFARPAHWLVLLHGADVVEAELFGLQAGRVSRGHRFHHDQAVSLAQPQDYVEALRAAFVLVDPSERRARIVAEVETAAGKAGGSARITEDNLEQVVNLVEWPSAVLCSFERAFLAVPQEALIETMEINQKFFPVLDDSGTLTEKFIGIANIESKDVAEVAKGYERVIRPRFADAKFFFDEDLKQGLVSMGDGLKTVTYQAKLGSVADKVARVAALAEAIAPQVGADVAQARRAAELAKNDLQSRMVNEFPELQGIAGRHYAVAGGEAAEVALAIDEAYQPRFGGDDIALSALGKVLAIAERVDTLAGGFAAGLKPTGNKDPFALRRNALGLARTIIESGFELDLRALLTSANAGLVARNVQADVGELYDFILDRLKGYYSDKGVPATHFNAVAELKPASLYDFDRRLDAIGTFAALPEAEALAAANKRIRNILRKAEGDIPGQIDTALLQEDAERALAEAVTAAIDDTGASLQHKDYVAVLARLARLRPQVDAFFDGVMVNAEDPALRGNRLALLTLLGERLGKVAAIEHLSS; encoded by the coding sequence ATGAGCCAACTGTCCCCCCTGCTGATCGAACTGGGCACCGAGGAGCTGCCGGTCAAGGCGCTGCCGGGCCTGGCCCAGGCCTTCTTCGACGGCGTTGTTGAAGGCCTGCGCAGCCGCGGCGTCGCGCTGGAACTGGGCGATGCGCGCCCGCTGTCGACCCCGCGCCGGCTGGCCGTGCTGCTGCCCGGCGTGAGCCTGGAACAGCCGGAACAGCGCAGCGAAGTGCTGGGCCCGTACCTGAACATCGCGCTGGACGCCGAAGGCCAGCCGACCAAGGCCCTGCAGGGTTTCGCGGCCAAGGCCGGGATCGACTGGACCGCGCTGGAAAAGACCACCGACAACAAGGGTGAGCGCTTCGTGCACCGAGCGGTAAGCCCGGGTGCGCGCACCGCCAGCCTGCTGCCGGAGATCCTGCGTGAGGCGATCGCGGCGATGCCGATTCCCAAGCCGATGCGCTGGGGCGACCACGCCTGGGGCTTCGCGCGCCCGGCGCACTGGCTGGTGCTGCTGCACGGCGCCGACGTGGTCGAGGCCGAACTGTTCGGCCTGCAGGCTGGCCGCGTCAGCCGTGGCCATCGCTTCCACCACGACCAGGCCGTGTCGCTGGCGCAGCCGCAGGACTATGTTGAAGCGCTGCGTGCCGCCTTCGTGCTGGTGGACCCGAGCGAGCGCCGCGCGCGCATCGTCGCCGAGGTCGAGACCGCCGCAGGCAAGGCCGGTGGCAGCGCCCGCATCACCGAGGACAACCTGGAGCAGGTGGTGAACCTGGTCGAGTGGCCGTCGGCGGTGCTGTGCAGCTTCGAGCGCGCGTTCCTTGCGGTGCCGCAGGAAGCGCTGATCGAGACCATGGAAATCAACCAGAAGTTCTTCCCGGTGCTGGACGACAGCGGCACGCTGACCGAGAAGTTCATCGGCATCGCCAACATCGAATCGAAGGACGTGGCCGAAGTGGCCAAGGGCTACGAGCGCGTGATCCGCCCGCGCTTCGCCGATGCCAAGTTCTTCTTCGACGAGGACCTGAAGCAGGGCCTGGTGTCGATGGGTGACGGCCTGAAGACGGTGACCTACCAGGCCAAGCTGGGCAGCGTGGCCGACAAGGTGGCACGGGTGGCCGCGCTGGCCGAAGCGATCGCGCCGCAGGTGGGCGCCGACGTCGCGCAGGCCCGGCGCGCCGCCGAGCTGGCCAAGAACGATCTGCAGTCGCGCATGGTCAATGAGTTCCCGGAACTGCAGGGCATCGCCGGCCGCCACTACGCGGTGGCCGGTGGCGAAGCGGCCGAGGTGGCGCTGGCCATCGACGAGGCCTACCAGCCGCGTTTCGGTGGCGATGACATCGCACTGTCGGCGCTGGGCAAGGTGCTGGCCATTGCCGAACGCGTGGACACCCTGGCCGGCGGCTTCGCCGCAGGCCTGAAGCCGACCGGCAACAAGGACCCGTTCGCCCTGCGCCGCAATGCGCTGGGCCTGGCCCGCACGATCATCGAAAGCGGCTTCGAGCTGGACCTGCGCGCGCTGCTGACCAGCGCCAACGCCGGCCTGGTCGCGCGCAACGTGCAGGCCGATGTCGGCGAGCTGTACGATTTCATCCTCGACCGCCTGAAGGGCTACTACAGCGACAAGGGCGTGCCGGCCACGCATTTCAACGCCGTGGCCGAGCTCAAGCCAGCCTCGCTGTACGACTTCGACCGCCGCCTGGATGCCATCGGCACCTTCGCCGCGCTGCCGGAAGCCGAGGCGCTGGCTGCGGCCAACAAGCGCATCCGCAACATCCTGCGCAAGGCCGAGGGTGATATCCCGGGCCAGATCGACACGGCGCTGCTGCAGGAAGATGCCGAGCGCGCGCTGGCCGAAGCGGTCACGGCGGCCATCGATGACACCGGCGCCAGCCTGCAGCACAAGGACTACGTGGCCGTGCTGGCACGCCTGGCGCGCCTGCGCCCGCAGGTCGACGCCTTCTTCGACGGAGTGATGGTCAATGCCGAGGATCCGGCGCTGCGTGGCAACCGCCTGGCGCTGCTGACGCTGTTGGGCGAGCGCCTGGGCAAAGTGGCAGCGATCGAGCATCTGTCGAGCTGA
- a CDS encoding S46 family peptidase, producing the protein MSPRKALPTALALGLTLAAGAHADEGMWMPTQLPELAKPLRAAGFKGNPADLANVTAPPLSAVVRAGGGTGSFVSADGLLLTNHHVAMGVIQYNSSPEHNLIDNGFIANGRADERPANPDFRVLVTVGFDKVTDQVLAQARGKTGRAYFDAVDAASKQIVAECEKDGSVRCSVANMYYGTDFYRIAQLELSDVRLVYAPPRAIGNYGDEIDNFMWPRHTGDFTLLRAYVGKDGKPAAYSKDNVPYQAPAHLQMSVEGPKEGDYAMLAGYPGITYRHRTAAEFAGQIDAVLPRRVSVFQQMIDTIETASAKDAQARTRYASQLQSLKNNRKRAAGELEGLLRSDAKAQRAADETAMLAATDRRYQGDIKALLANLSQGAAVGERDLLLEQMAAQSQLLRSALLLERLRIESAKPDAQRESGYQQRDQAMIEGVLKQVQRRYAPEVEKALLTTLLTRYQQLPDAQRVAEFDAAFGRTPAQLAKALDTLYAGTQLGDEAQRLSRFAAAREGKALAADPLIAVAGPLVAAQLRIENESKTREGEQLRLRPAYMQALFAWRAKQGRAVYPDANRTLRISYGKVEALHPRDGVTYSPVTTVAGIVEKNTNAYPFDAPKPLLAAIAKGDFGSTADPALKTQTVNFLTNLDTTGGNSGSPVLNAKGELIGLNFDSNWESVSASWWFDPRYKRAVHVDMRYLRWLLAKVYPAPELLKEMGVPAE; encoded by the coding sequence ATGTCGCCACGCAAAGCCCTTCCCACCGCCCTGGCCCTGGGCCTGACCCTCGCCGCCGGCGCGCATGCCGATGAAGGCATGTGGATGCCGACCCAGCTGCCGGAGCTGGCCAAGCCGCTGCGGGCGGCCGGCTTCAAGGGCAACCCGGCCGACCTGGCCAACGTCACCGCGCCGCCGTTGAGCGCCGTGGTGCGTGCCGGTGGTGGCACCGGTTCGTTCGTGTCCGCCGACGGCCTGCTGCTGACCAATCACCACGTGGCGATGGGCGTGATCCAGTACAACAGCTCGCCCGAGCACAACCTGATCGACAACGGCTTCATCGCCAATGGCCGCGCCGACGAGCGCCCGGCCAACCCGGATTTCCGCGTGCTGGTGACCGTCGGCTTCGACAAGGTGACCGATCAGGTGCTGGCCCAGGCCCGCGGCAAGACCGGCCGGGCCTACTTCGATGCGGTGGACGCGGCCAGCAAGCAGATCGTGGCCGAGTGCGAGAAGGACGGCAGCGTGCGCTGCTCGGTGGCCAACATGTACTACGGCACCGATTTCTACCGCATCGCCCAGCTGGAACTGAGCGACGTGCGCCTGGTGTACGCGCCGCCGCGCGCGATCGGCAACTATGGCGATGAGATCGACAACTTCATGTGGCCGCGCCACACCGGTGACTTCACCCTGCTGCGCGCCTACGTCGGCAAGGACGGCAAGCCGGCCGCCTACAGCAAGGACAACGTGCCCTACCAGGCGCCGGCACACCTGCAGATGTCGGTGGAAGGCCCGAAGGAAGGCGACTACGCGATGCTGGCCGGTTACCCGGGCATCACCTACCGCCATCGCACGGCCGCCGAATTCGCCGGCCAGATCGATGCCGTGCTGCCGCGCCGCGTGTCGGTGTTCCAGCAGATGATCGACACCATCGAGACCGCCAGCGCCAAGGACGCGCAGGCGCGCACCCGCTACGCCTCGCAGCTGCAGTCGCTGAAGAACAACCGCAAGCGCGCCGCCGGCGAGCTGGAAGGCCTGCTGCGCAGCGACGCCAAGGCCCAGCGTGCCGCCGACGAGACGGCCATGCTGGCCGCCACCGACCGCAGGTACCAGGGCGACATCAAGGCACTGCTGGCCAACCTGTCGCAGGGTGCGGCGGTGGGCGAGCGTGACCTGCTGCTGGAGCAGATGGCCGCGCAGAGCCAGCTGCTGCGCTCGGCCCTGCTGCTGGAACGCCTGCGCATTGAATCGGCCAAGCCCGATGCACAGCGCGAGAGCGGCTACCAGCAGCGCGACCAGGCGATGATCGAAGGCGTGCTCAAGCAGGTCCAGCGCCGTTACGCGCCGGAAGTCGAGAAGGCCCTGCTGACCACCCTGCTGACCCGCTATCAGCAGCTGCCGGATGCGCAGCGCGTGGCCGAGTTCGACGCCGCCTTCGGCCGCACCCCGGCACAGCTGGCCAAGGCGCTGGACACCCTGTACGCCGGCACCCAGCTGGGTGACGAGGCGCAGCGCCTGTCCCGTTTCGCCGCCGCGCGCGAAGGCAAGGCGCTGGCCGCCGATCCGCTGATCGCCGTGGCCGGCCCGCTGGTGGCCGCGCAGCTGCGCATCGAGAACGAGAGCAAGACCCGCGAAGGCGAGCAGCTGCGCCTGCGCCCGGCCTACATGCAGGCGCTGTTCGCCTGGCGTGCCAAGCAGGGCCGCGCGGTATATCCGGATGCCAACCGCACCCTGCGCATCAGCTACGGCAAGGTCGAGGCACTGCACCCGCGCGACGGCGTGACCTACTCGCCGGTGACCACCGTGGCCGGCATCGTCGAGAAGAACACCAACGCCTATCCGTTCGATGCGCCCAAGCCACTGCTGGCGGCGATCGCCAAGGGTGATTTCGGCAGCACCGCCGACCCTGCACTGAAGACCCAGACGGTCAACTTCCTGACCAACCTGGATACCACCGGCGGCAACTCCGGTTCGCCAGTGCTCAATGCCAAGGGCGAACTGATCGGCCTGAACTTCGACAGCAACTGGGAATCGGTCAGCGCCAGCTGGTGGTTCGACCCGCGCTACAAGCGCGCCGTGCACGTGGACATGCGCTACCTGCGCTGGCTGCTGGCCAAGGTCTACCCGGCCCCCGAGCTGCTGAAGGAAATGGGCGTGCCGGCAGAATAA